In Nonlabens agnitus, the DNA window TCCATTAAAAATATCCTTGTTGCTTACGTGTTTCCATGGCAGCCTTGCTGCGCTTGTCGTCAATGCGTGCGCCACGTTCTGAAATGGTACTGCCGCTTATCTCTTCAATAACCGTATCAATGTCTATTGCCGTACTTGCGACCGCTGCAGTACACGACATGTCGCCTACGGTTCTAAAGCGCACCCATCGAGTTGCCACCTCTTCATGATCGTCGCGATACACATGAGGTGAATCGCTCCAGATCAAACCGTCACGCTCAAAAACAGATCGCTCGTGCGCATAATAAATAGATGGTATTTCTATTTTTTCGCTTCTTATATAGTTCCAAACGTCCAACTCTGTCCAGTTAGAAATAGGAAAACAACGCACATTCTGACCTAGCTCGATCATACCATTGAGCAAATCAAAAAGCTCAGGTCGTTGATTCTTTTCATCCCATTCACCAAAATCGTTGCGTACTGAAAAGATGCGCTCCTTGGCACGTGCCTTTTCCTCGTCACGTCTGGCGCCGCCCATGCAGGCGTCAAAGCCATGTTCTTCTATCGCATCCAGCAATGTTTGTGTCTGCAGTTGATTGCGACTTGAATAACGACCGGTTTCTTCCTTAACGATTCCTGCATCGATATTGTCCTGCACATGAGCCACGATTAGATCAAGATCATATCTGGCTACCAATTCATCTCTAAAGTCAATGGTTTCGGGAAAGTTGTGACCGGTATCTACATGCAATAATGGAAACGGAATCCTAGCTGGAAAAAAGGCCTTTCTGGCAAGATGCAACAGCGTGATACTGTCCTTACCGCCAGAAAACAACAGCACCGGTTTCTCAAACTGCGCGAGGACCTCGCGTATGATATAAATCGCCTCTGCCTCTAGTGCATTAAGTGGCAAAACTTTAGGCATGGAGACCGCATTCACGGTTCGATTCGACTTTTGTAGGGTCAAAATATCTGTGCTCATTTTGTAATTGGTGTTGTTGCAAGTAATCGTCCAGCTGCGCATCACTGTAGTGATAAAAAGGTGCTACCTTCAATATGCCGTCCTTGCTATAGGACAGTACATCTATGGAGTCCCTAAAACTGGTCTGTCCCGCGCGCAAGTTGGTAAACCAAACATCTGGGCGAAACTGCTCCATAGCTCGCTGGAATGGTTCTAGTTTTACTTGCTGGGTGAACTCTGCATGTATTGGATCATCTACGGTAGGCAAGCCCATCACTTCATTTCTATATGCGACGGTCTGTTGTGGTACAAAGGTGGTCACGTCCAGTTTTAAGGTATCGATCACATAAATAGCATGTCTGTAAGTTTGTGGCGTATTATATCCTGTATCGCACCAGATGACCGGTACAGTAGCATCTACGTTTGCCACAGCGTGCAATATTGCGACCTCGTAGGGTCTGAAGTTGGTAGTCACTACCGGTTTATGCGCTTGTTTTAATATAGTTGCAATGATTTTGCTGGGTTCCGCTTTCGCGAAAGCGGAATTATATTCTTGATAATTGTTTTGATCTATCATGGTCGTCTGCCGAATTTTATGCGGTTCCATACGCGCTCGTGAGCGACATACAGCACCATTTTAGTGATCAATTCTACACCACCGATGGCAAAAGCCGTGCGCACCTCACCAGTCAAGATCCATGAAATCAATATGGTATCCATCGTCCCTACAACGCGCCAGGTGATGGATTTGATCACGCTGCGCATCGTAGAATCCTGCGACATAGCTGCGCTCACATCCTGTATTTGCTCTTGCTTGCGCGAGGTGTATAAAAACTGATCTAAGATCATAAACCGATTTGAGCTACAAATAAACGACATAATCTTTAAACCCTATATATTTACTAGGGTAATAATCACTGTTTGAGATTGTGGCGCAATCAGTTTAATTACCGATCAAGTCGGCAAGAGTTTGATTTTCTAGTATTTCTAACGTGTTATCACGCACCTTGAGCATTAATCGATTGACGGTACAGGCATCCTCGTCCGGACAGTCCTCACATTTTTCATAATAATTAAGGCTTACACAAGGTAACATCGCAATGGGTCCTTCAAGAATACGGTGTACCGTGGACATCCTGATCTGTTCTGGTGGCTGCAGCAAATAATAGCCACCACCTTTTCCCTTACGACTGCCCAGGATGGAATTTTTACGCAGTTCTAAGAGAATCGCCTCAAGAAATTTATGCGGTATATTTTCTGCCTGTGCGATAGTAGCGATCGCAAAAGTGGTCTGACTTGAATTCCTGGCCAAAAACGATAAGGCCTTAATTCCATATTTTGTCTTTCTGGAAAGCATCCCGTAAAACTAATGGATTTACGACTCATTATAGGTTGTATATTTGAATCGTATATTTGTAGGAAATTACCGCATTTTCCTACTTGGAAATAATATCTAAATTTGTAGCGCATTTCAGATAACATGGTCATTATGATCAGCATCGTTTGATAATGATTATTTATGATTATAGCCTCAAAACCTGCTAATGAAAAGGAACGTCTCAACTCGTTGCGACGTCTTAAGATCCTAGATACTATATCTGAGGATCAATACGATAACATTACAGAGTTAGCGGCTTTTGTTTGCGGTACCAAGAATGCCATCATATCTCTTATTGATGAAGATCGACAATGGTTCAAGTCCAAAGTGGGCATCAATGTATGTGAAACGGATAGAGATATTAGCTTTTGTTCACATGCAATCAATCAGCCAGATGAGATTCTGGAAATCCCAGATACCACAAAGGATGAACGGTTTATAGGAAATCCGTTAGTCACTCATCCTGAAACTCCAACGATCTTTTATGCAGGTGTCCCCATATTAAGTGTTGATGGCTATGCCATAGGAACCCTATGTGTTCTACATGATGAACCCAAAGAACTTACCAGCAGCCAGCGCAAAGCTTTGAAAAACCTCGCCCGACAGGTAGAGCAGCTTTTTAAG includes these proteins:
- the cysD gene encoding sulfate adenylyltransferase subunit CysD, encoding MPKVLPLNALEAEAIYIIREVLAQFEKPVLLFSGGKDSITLLHLARKAFFPARIPFPLLHVDTGHNFPETIDFRDELVARYDLDLIVAHVQDNIDAGIVKEETGRYSSRNQLQTQTLLDAIEEHGFDACMGGARRDEEKARAKERIFSVRNDFGEWDEKNQRPELFDLLNGMIELGQNVRCFPISNWTELDVWNYIRSEKIEIPSIYYAHERSVFERDGLIWSDSPHVYRDDHEEVATRWVRFRTVGDMSCTAAVASTAIDIDTVIEEISGSTISERGARIDDKRSKAAMETRKQQGYF
- a CDS encoding phosphoadenosine phosphosulfate reductase domain-containing protein; this translates as MIDQNNYQEYNSAFAKAEPSKIIATILKQAHKPVVTTNFRPYEVAILHAVANVDATVPVIWCDTGYNTPQTYRHAIYVIDTLKLDVTTFVPQQTVAYRNEVMGLPTVDDPIHAEFTQQVKLEPFQRAMEQFRPDVWFTNLRAGQTSFRDSIDVLSYSKDGILKVAPFYHYSDAQLDDYLQQHQLQNEHRYFDPTKVESNRECGLHA
- a CDS encoding DUF2061 domain-containing protein; its protein translation is MILDQFLYTSRKQEQIQDVSAAMSQDSTMRSVIKSITWRVVGTMDTILISWILTGEVRTAFAIGGVELITKMVLYVAHERVWNRIKFGRRP
- a CDS encoding RrF2 family transcriptional regulator, which encodes MLSRKTKYGIKALSFLARNSSQTTFAIATIAQAENIPHKFLEAILLELRKNSILGSRKGKGGGYYLLQPPEQIRMSTVHRILEGPIAMLPCVSLNYYEKCEDCPDEDACTVNRLMLKVRDNTLEILENQTLADLIGN